The Primulina huaijiensis isolate GDHJ02 chromosome 9, ASM1229523v2, whole genome shotgun sequence genomic interval TTAACTGATGAAAATATCATGGGGAAAGAAAACCGATTTGGAGTGGAGACGCAATCGTTTGTGATTATACAATTTATGTTGCAACTTGTTAGGTGAAcaaacatctttgaataaaattGAACCACTGGAATACTAATTTCCATCTCATTTATcactatatatttaaaaataacggCTAAGATGAGGACATGATTatcattttcaataaaaatttaccaaatcaatttaaaattagttaGTAAAGAAGTCTCAACTTTAAATAATCCGTAAATAGAAATTTGTTCTCTCATTCTAAAATATTGAACATGGTATATATATGTGAATGACAAGTATTTTTTGCTATAAAATAATGTAACAGTACACTATAATGTTTACTgacttataaaaaataattataaatcaaattcttggtttcatgtcttttatataatataatataatatgcacCCCAAATTAAAGGGCGTGACTTCCTTCAAGTGCTGTTCACTATCATAATAACGTAAATAGTGACAATATTTCGTTGATAAACAAAAGACAATATGGAATTGTTAATtcttggtgtgtgtgtgtgtgtataattaATACAAAATTTTACAATCATTTCCTACAAGGAATTGTAATCGATGCTACCTTGTTTTGTCAGACATAGGAATTAAGTAAAACCAAAGAGAATTCTAGCAAATTTCATCATTATATATGTTTAGCCTGCGGTCAGTAATTTCTTTGAAATTTACGAAGTCAACGCATACTTTCTTTGTAAACAATTACTAGTTTTGTCTCAGCAATACTTTCGCGGTCTTGAACAATTATTGTTATTAGTGATTCTTGACAGCTTTTATGTATACTAAATTTtactataaaatatatttttgttaatttagttattAGAAGAACAAAGTAATTTCCATTGATGAACAAACAGAGTTTGAGACTCTGAAGTGAAGAACAGAAATATGAATTGAATTAAAGAAATAACGAGAGTGTGCCAAGCTATTTATACAGAGGGGTAggggggtgtgtgtgtgtgaagtCAATGACAATGACTTATTAATAACTCCTACTTCTAATACTCCCCCTCAAGATGTGAGTGAATGTTGTGCACTCCTATCTTGGTAAGAAGCTCCTTAAAACATGAACAAAACAATGGCTTTGTGTATAAATCGGCTAGCTGTAACTCTGAAGATATATGCATCAATTTGATGATTTTTGCTTGCACGATGTGACAATCAATGTCGATGTGTTTCGTTCGTTCGTGAAACACTGGATTGGAGCCAATGTGTATAGCAGCTTGGCTATCACAAAACAACACAGAAGGTTCATTATCTTCAACTCCCAAATCTATAAGCAATTTTCTGAGCCACATAACTTCACAAATTGCTGCTGCCATAGATCTGTATTCAGCTTCAGCAGAAGATCTCGAAACTGTTTGTTGCTTCTTTGATCTCCAAGACACCATAGACTTACCAACGAATACGCAAAAACCTGTGACTGACCTTCGTGTGTCTGGACATGAACTCCAATCTGCGTCTGAGAAGAACTTGAGCTTCAAATCAGAAGCACTTTTGTATATCAAGCCTTGTCCAATAGTTCCTTTTATATATCTCAAAACATTCAATGCTGCTTCCATATGAGATGTGCGTGGTTTTGAAACATACTGACTCAGTTTGTTCACAACATAAGTCAAGTCGGGACGAGTTGgaaaaaaaagttggtgtcctctctagatagttattatcatgtcctcacacttaatataatagtatagatattaTGTTCCAAAAACACGAAATTGAGGAAAGAATTaccaaagaaaattaaattttgaaaaaattgtaCTTTTGATCATATATGTAACATGTttgatttttacgattttagtcttctatattattaatattagtttcaatcatatatattttaatttttgacaattttagtcttttttcgaGTATACGTCATAACTGTAACGCACTAACGCTATCATATCAGCGTCACATCGAAAAAACtatcaaaattgaaaaaaaaaaaaaggagagatAGAAgtataaggttgaaatttgaaataaatatacaaaaaccGAAAATATAAGTTTCCTTTGAACTTCTAAACTGCGTGAAACCCCTACTCGCAAAAGCGATATAAAAATACTCAGTTTCAACTTTCACGTTAATGGAACTCAATCTTCgtgcatattttttaaatactagattaaattaaaaaacatcAACTTAATTATCAACGAGATAACAATTAATATGATTGTTGAAAAGTGAAaagtatatttttgttttataatttacaGATTTTTTTAGCGATTTATCGATCAATTATAGACTCGGACCACTAACTTtcacttttttatttttgtcatttttctcGATCTGACGTCAGAAAATGATGATGCTTTATTATTGTTGAAATCACGGttagctgttgaaagttcacaAAATCCTGAAAATAAAGTTTTGCAATCTTGCAAAAAATACTGAGATGTGTCGTGGTAATCTTACCTGGATTTATTCTTATCAATGGCAACTTCGTAATCAAATTGCCAATAATATTGgtatttgagatttttaaatAAGTATTTCGATCATTTTTGTCAACCTCAAAGATTAACCTAATCCAAGATGCAGATAATAATCGGGGATCACCTTTTCGAAGCGTCGAACTGGGCTCTTCAAAAATGCCACCCGACTCTGTGGCCTGTGGGAAAGCCTATTCGTTCGGCCATCCCATTGTCGATTCCCTCGCGGATCATAACTTGAACGTGTGATGAAATGAACGATGAATTGGAGGACAAAAGAACAGGCGATGAAAGATGGCATGCATGGAGAGCTGGTTCTGCCGAGTTGTAGAAGATCACATAAGTGTGCTCGATTTAACGGAACTAGAGGAGAAATTGGTAGACTTTCAAGAAAGTTGGATCGGATGAAAATGTTTCGAATGTGAAGATGGATGGAGTTGGATCTCCAATTCCGAGTGTGgttgaaattataaaatgtaTGAAGCGTACATAGTTATCTGAaatggaataaaaaaaaaacaccttaTGTGGATTGAGTTGGTTTTAAAACCTGAAGGGACATGCAATAATTGTTACAAGAACATTGATCAAtgtacaaaataatataaaattataaattataaactcGCAGTCTAATTAAGAATTCgctaaattgaaataaaatatttttttaaaagccaTTTACGtgattaattaactataaatggATAACTTATTAAAAGTAGAAGAGCATCTTTTGTTACATTTTTTATACATGCCTTGCACCACTTCCACGACGATTGTCGGAGCGAATGAAGCAGTGGAATTGCGGCTAACTCAACTGTAAGAACTTCCGTTTTTGTTTAGTAGATTACGAATTACCGTttgtaaatttttcttttatttttccttgaaatagatttatttttaagttCCCGACTTCTTATCTTCTTTGTTCTCTCACACACTGAACTTTCAAACATTCCAACTCAAGGAAAAGAAGAGGGGCAAAGCTGAGAGCGGAGAGAGATGAATTCCTCCATTTTCACCCCTGTTTCACCCATAATTAATACCTGTTTGAGACCCAATCAAAATCCACTGATATTGATTGACACTACTTATCCACAGCGAGTTTCATGTGCCAGGGCAAGAAAATATATAACTCAGACCAAGGCTTTGCTTTCAACCACCAAAGAGAGAGTCTTGAAGGATTTCCAACAAAGAAGAGCCCTCAAAGTAAATTTCCAGTTTCAAAACACAACTTTCTGTTCTGCATTAATGCTtccattttcctttttttatttgCTTTATTCGAACGCTacaaaaaaacttaaattaaatgcatttttattcAAAGTTGAGCCTTTCCCAATTTGATTAGGGGTTTTcatgttatatatttatttttcttgagctGGTGAAGCTGACTCGTCTGACAGATTTGTGTGATTTTATATTTCCTCTAGATTATTTCAGGGTTGcaaaatttggataaatatAATGTTGCTTCGGTGGTTATAGCTGCAGATAAGGTTGTTTTCTTTGACCTTTTTCGGCATTGTTGTCTTCACTAAAATCAGTAGTTTGAGGACGTTAAAAACATTTTGCTcttatctctctctctctctctctctctctctctctttttacCTTGGAACTTATTGTAGCATGCCCTGTGTCTGCTAGCTTAAATTTAGGGCTGTGTTGTTCATGGATGGTTAAAGATTTAAAACCTTTTGTTTGTATTTGTTTTGCATACAGAGGGGAATAGTCCATGTTCTTCATCTTTTTCTTGCTATAGACTGAaacaatttttgaagaaaaatgataGTTGAGCCAATCCCAAAGAAATAATGCTGTCTTACCTCATTTTCTCTTCTTTgtactctctctctctctctctctctctctctctctctctggcACAAACGAAGGTTATCTATCCCATCCTTCTTTACTATCCTGGTTTGGCTCAATTTGGCAGGGAGGTGCAACTCATGTGGATATTGCCTGCGACCCTGAGTTGGTGAAACTTGCAACTAGCTTGACTTCTCTTCCGGTAAAAACTAAGCTGATCATGGGAAGAATTTCATTGCTTTTGTCACCGATTATTATAACTCATATACTAGCCTATTTTGCTGTCAGTTGTCTAAATAATAGTTGTTTGCTTTGTTCTATCAGTTCATGTGGACAACTTTTAGCAGGAGTATCTGGACATATGCCAAAAAACTCCACAGATGTAACAATATTTTGAGTAAATTTGTTCAAATTCTTGAGAAAAGTGTCAATTGTCCGCATGTGCATGCTAAAAAGTTAGatgtgttaaaaaaaatatacttttaCGTGAGGATGGTTGTCGCTGGTTTCAGCAAAGTATCAAATATCTTGCAAGACTTgcctatttttaaatttctagaATTCCACGCCATTTTTATTAGTTACGAAGTATGAAATACTTCAGTTGATGACGCAAGCCACAGCTTAGCTGCCTATTGTTAGATTCATCCATCAGTCTAATTTTACCTGAATCCAACCACCTACTGTTTTAACTCATATTTCTTTATTTGCAGGTATGCGTTTCTTCTGTAGATCCTGCGGCATTTCCAGCAGCTGTTGAAGCAGGAGCCTTGATGGTTGGAACCAACTCTCTTTCGATTGTTCTGCTTTTGTATATTCTTAAAATTAATACGTTGAAgtcatcataaaatcattttattttccAATCCAAGGTAAAATCTAATGTTTTCAGGTCGAGATTGGCAATTATGACTCATTTTATGAGATGGGTTTGACTTTCTCTCCTGAACAGGTATTAGAATCTCTCTGGTTGTGTAAAAACATCTCTCTttctgattatatatatatttatatttatatagaaGTCACGAAAAATCCTCATCTGGAAATAAATGGTTGTGAAGTTGGTTTCAAGGATTTTGTAAGTTCCCAATTTTTCCtttgtatcattttctattttagcATCTACTATCCTTTTGCGATACAGATCCTCAGTTTAACAAAGGAGACAACAAAAATTCTTCCTTCTGTCACGCTGTCAGTCACTGTGCCTCATACACTGAGCCTTCCTGACCAGGTTTTGTTCTGGCTTATGATGAGCATAAAGTTAA includes:
- the LOC140985131 gene encoding uncharacterized protein ycf23-like isoform X2 — translated: MNSSIFTPVSPIINTCLRPNQNPLILIDTTYPQRVSCARARKYITQTKALLSTTKERVLKDFQQRRALKGGATHVDIACDPELVKLATSLTSLPVCVSSVDPAAFPAAVEAGALMVEIGNYDSFYEMGLTFSPEQILSLTKETTKILPSVTLSVTVPHTLSLPDQVKLAEQLEQEGVDIIQTEGGKFSNPSKPGVLGLIEKASPTLAAAYSISRAVKLPVMCSSGLSSVTAPMAIAAGASGVGVGSAVNKLNDVVAMIAEVKSIAESLNLSAMEEVVFQENSLRL
- the LOC140985131 gene encoding uncharacterized protein ycf23-like isoform X1 gives rise to the protein MNSSIFTPVSPIINTCLRPNQNPLILIDTTYPQRVSCARARKYITQTKALLSTTKERVLKDFQQRRALKIISGLQNLDKYNVASVVIAADKGGATHVDIACDPELVKLATSLTSLPVCVSSVDPAAFPAAVEAGALMVEIGNYDSFYEMGLTFSPEQILSLTKETTKILPSVTLSVTVPHTLSLPDQVKLAEQLEQEGVDIIQTEGGKFSNPSKPGVLGLIEKASPTLAAAYSISRAVKLPVMCSSGLSSVTAPMAIAAGASGVGVGSAVNKLNDVVAMIAEVKSIAESLNLSAMEEVVFQENSLRL